The proteins below come from a single Triticum aestivum cultivar Chinese Spring chromosome 5D, IWGSC CS RefSeq v2.1, whole genome shotgun sequence genomic window:
- the LOC123121419 gene encoding probable endo-1,3(4)-beta-glucanase ARB_01444 isoform X1, which produces MRRWKKKLGHTFSRLVASKPPFNLAKPKPTPPPPPPPPPPPHSSHPIPPPPQPAMPPHGRRPAPPAPGGHVFPQAASTVLPDPARFFAPGLLSAPLPTNCFFQNFTLKNGDQPEYIHPYSVRSAAAGLTVCYPARSHSPTFDIQTFAADLTVSSPSDAAAAAAAAQPHRVVAFDDLSVTLDFSPSLRAFLVRGCPFVTVATAEAAGPVDVSVASVHAFLEAAPCDDARTKWRLRMNSGQTFLLYASAPIGLSQFSVTQLAAPGFSGVIRIAYLPDAAMETVLDQYSRCYPTAGEAALNRPFCIDYTWRKQGWGDLLMLANPLHLRLLSEDCSVRVLDDFKYRSIDGDLVGVVGDSWVLKTDPLSPTWHSTRGVNDDGVDEVVAALRKDVDSLASSPITTTSSYFYGKAIARAARLALIAEEVGCPDVIPAVHRFLKATVTPWLDGSFQGNGFLYDPKWGGLVTKQGLQDSGADFGFGIYNDHHYHLGYFLYAIAVLAKIDPSWGRKFMSQAYSMVADFMTLSRKCGASYTRLRTFDLWKLHSWAGGLTEFGDGRNQESTSEAVNAYYSAALLGLSYGDTHLVSVGATLTAFEMLAAQTWWHVREGEGIYEDDFSSNNRVVGVLWANKRDSGLWFAPPEWKECRLGIQLLPLLPISEALFPDAGFVKDLVSWTTPALARDGVGEGWKGFVYALEGVYDKESALAKTRALASHDDGAAGTASTAIDGAEYKLLGRWNALQVCHVYLQVKMPGFQIVSVAGSV; this is translated from the exons ATGCGGAGGTGGAAGAAGAAGCTGGGCCACACCTTCTCCCGCCTCGTCGCCTCCAAACCCCCTTTCAACCTCGCCAAGCCCaagcccaccccgccgcctccaccacctcccccACCGCCGCCGCATTCCTCTCACCCTATCCCGCCCCCGCCGCAGCCCGCCATGCCGCCGCacgggcgccgccccgcgccgccggccccggGCGGCCACGTCTTCCCGCAGGCGGCGTCCACGGTGCTGCCCGACCCGGCCCGCTTCTTCGCGCCGGGCCTCCTCTCCGCGCCGCTCCCCACCAACTGCTTCTTCCAGAACTTCACGCTCAAGAACGGCGACCAGCCCGAGTACATCCACCCCTACTCCGTCCGCTCCGCCGCGGCCGGCCTCACCGTCTGTTACCCGGCGCGCAGCCACTCCCCGACCTTCGACATCCAGACCTTCGCCGCCGACCTCACCGTCTCGTCCCcgtccgacgccgccgccgccgccgccgccgcccagccgcaCCGCGTCGTCGCCTTCGACGACCTCTCCGTCACCCTCGACTTCTCCCCGTCGCTCCGCGCCTTCCTCGTCCGCGGCTGCCCCTTCGTCACCGTCGCCACCGCCGAGGCCGCCGGCCCCGTCGACGTCTCCGTCGCCTCCGTCCACGCCTTCCTCGAGGCCGCGCCCTGCGACGACGCGCGCACCAAGTGGCGCCTCCGGATGAACAGCGGCCAGACCTTCCTCCTCTACGCCTCCGCGCCGATCGGCCTGTCTCAGTTCAGCGTCACGCAGCTCGCGGCGCCGGGGTTCTCCGGCGTCATCCGGATCGCCTACCTGCCGGACGCCGCCATGGAGACGGTCCTCGACCAGTACAGCCGCTGCTACCCGACGGCCGGGGAGGCGGCGCTGAACAGGCCCTTCTGCATCGACTACACATGGCGCAAGCAGGGGTGGGGGGATCTGCTCATGCTCGCCAACCCGCTCCACCTCCGGCTGCTCTCCGAGGACTGCTCTGTTCGGGTGCTCGACGACTTCAAGTACCGGAGCATTGACGGGGACCTTGTCGGCGTCGTCGGAGACTCCTGGGTTCTCAAGACCGACCCGTTGTCCCCAACATGGCATTCCACCCGGGGCGTCAACGACGACGGTGTCGACGAGGTCGTGGCCGCGCTGCGCAAGGACGTTGACAGCCTTGCTTCCAGCCCCATCACGACCACCTCCTCCTACTTCTACGGCAAGGCCATTGCCAGGGCGGCGAGGCTGGCGCTGATCGCCGAGGAGGTCGGGTGCCCCGACGTCATCCCCGCGGTGCATCGGTTCTTGAAGGCCACCGTCACGCCGTGGCTGGACGGCAGCTTCCAGGGGAATGGTTTCCTGTATGATCCCAAATGGGGCGGCCTTGTCACCAAGCAGGGGCTGCAGGACTCCGGCGCAGACTTTGGCTTCGGGATCTACAACGATCACCACTACCATTTGGGCTACTTCCTGTATGCCATTGCTGTGCTTGCCAAGATCGATCCATCCTGGGGAAGGAAGTTCATGTCTCAGGCCTACTCCATGGTTGCCGATTTCATGACATTGTCCCGCAAGTGCGGTGCGAGCTACACCAGGCTGAGGACTTTCGAtctctggaagctgcattcctggGCCGGAGGACTGACGGAGTTTGGCGATGGgcgcaaccaggagagcacgagcgAGGCTGTTAACGCTTACTACTCTGCTGCGCTCCTTGGACTGAGCTATGGGGACACACACCTCGTCTCTGTCGGCGCGACGCTTACCGCGTTTGAGATGCTGGCAGCGCAGACATGGTGGCATGTCCGGGAAGGGGAAGGGATCTACGAGGATGACTTCAGCAGCAACAACCGCGTTGTCGGCGTCCTGTGGGCGAACAAGAGGGACAGTGGGCTCTGGTTCGCGCCACCGGAGTGGAAGGAATGCAGGCTGGGGATCCAGCTTCTGCCGCTCCTGCCGATCAGCGAGGCCCTCTTCCCGGACGCCGGGTTCGTCAAGGACCTGGTGAGCTGGACCACGCCGGCCTTGGCGAGGGACGGTGTCGGAGAAGGGTGGAAGGGCTTCGTGTACGCGCTGGAGGGGGTCTACGACAAGGAGTCGGCATTGGCCAAGACCAGGGCACTGGCATCACACGACGACG GTGCTGCTGGTACCGCCAGTACGGCCATTGATGGCGCTGAGTACAAGTTGCTGGGGAGGTGGAATGCTCTGCAGGTATGTCATGTGTACCTGCAAGTGAAAATGCCCGGGTTTCAGATTGTGAGTGTTGCTGGTTCGGTGTAA
- the LOC123121419 gene encoding probable endo-1,3(4)-beta-glucanase ARB_01444 isoform X2, with protein MRRWKKKLGHTFSRLVASKPPFNLAKPKPTPPPPPPPPPPPHSSHPIPPPPQPAMPPHGRRPAPPAPGGHVFPQAASTVLPDPARFFAPGLLSAPLPTNCFFQNFTLKNGDQPEYIHPYSVRSAAAGLTVCYPARSHSPTFDIQTFAADLTVSSPSDAAAAAAAAQPHRVVAFDDLSVTLDFSPSLRAFLVRGCPFVTVATAEAAGPVDVSVASVHAFLEAAPCDDARTKWRLRMNSGQTFLLYASAPIGLSQFSVTQLAAPGFSGVIRIAYLPDAAMETVLDQYSRCYPTAGEAALNRPFCIDYTWRKQGWGDLLMLANPLHLRLLSEDCSVRVLDDFKYRSIDGDLVGVVGDSWVLKTDPLSPTWHSTRGVNDDGVDEVVAALRKDVDSLASSPITTTSSYFYGKAIARAARLALIAEEVGCPDVIPAVHRFLKATVTPWLDGSFQGNGFLYDPKWGGLVTKQGLQDSGADFGFGIYNDHHYHLGYFLYAIAVLAKIDPSWGRKFMSQAYSMVADFMTLSRKCGASYTRLRTFDLWKLHSWAGGLTEFGDGRNQESTSEAVNAYYSAALLGLSYGDTHLVSVGATLTAFEMLAAQTWWHVREGEGIYEDDFSSNNRVVGVLWANKRDSGLWFAPPEWKECRLGIQLLPLLPISEALFPDAGFVKDLVSWTTPALARDGVGEGWKGFVYALEGVYDKESALAKTRALASHDDGNTLTNLLWWLHSRGNVDNTVVGSGRCCWYRQYGH; from the coding sequence ATGCGGAGGTGGAAGAAGAAGCTGGGCCACACCTTCTCCCGCCTCGTCGCCTCCAAACCCCCTTTCAACCTCGCCAAGCCCaagcccaccccgccgcctccaccacctcccccACCGCCGCCGCATTCCTCTCACCCTATCCCGCCCCCGCCGCAGCCCGCCATGCCGCCGCacgggcgccgccccgcgccgccggccccggGCGGCCACGTCTTCCCGCAGGCGGCGTCCACGGTGCTGCCCGACCCGGCCCGCTTCTTCGCGCCGGGCCTCCTCTCCGCGCCGCTCCCCACCAACTGCTTCTTCCAGAACTTCACGCTCAAGAACGGCGACCAGCCCGAGTACATCCACCCCTACTCCGTCCGCTCCGCCGCGGCCGGCCTCACCGTCTGTTACCCGGCGCGCAGCCACTCCCCGACCTTCGACATCCAGACCTTCGCCGCCGACCTCACCGTCTCGTCCCcgtccgacgccgccgccgccgccgccgccgcccagccgcaCCGCGTCGTCGCCTTCGACGACCTCTCCGTCACCCTCGACTTCTCCCCGTCGCTCCGCGCCTTCCTCGTCCGCGGCTGCCCCTTCGTCACCGTCGCCACCGCCGAGGCCGCCGGCCCCGTCGACGTCTCCGTCGCCTCCGTCCACGCCTTCCTCGAGGCCGCGCCCTGCGACGACGCGCGCACCAAGTGGCGCCTCCGGATGAACAGCGGCCAGACCTTCCTCCTCTACGCCTCCGCGCCGATCGGCCTGTCTCAGTTCAGCGTCACGCAGCTCGCGGCGCCGGGGTTCTCCGGCGTCATCCGGATCGCCTACCTGCCGGACGCCGCCATGGAGACGGTCCTCGACCAGTACAGCCGCTGCTACCCGACGGCCGGGGAGGCGGCGCTGAACAGGCCCTTCTGCATCGACTACACATGGCGCAAGCAGGGGTGGGGGGATCTGCTCATGCTCGCCAACCCGCTCCACCTCCGGCTGCTCTCCGAGGACTGCTCTGTTCGGGTGCTCGACGACTTCAAGTACCGGAGCATTGACGGGGACCTTGTCGGCGTCGTCGGAGACTCCTGGGTTCTCAAGACCGACCCGTTGTCCCCAACATGGCATTCCACCCGGGGCGTCAACGACGACGGTGTCGACGAGGTCGTGGCCGCGCTGCGCAAGGACGTTGACAGCCTTGCTTCCAGCCCCATCACGACCACCTCCTCCTACTTCTACGGCAAGGCCATTGCCAGGGCGGCGAGGCTGGCGCTGATCGCCGAGGAGGTCGGGTGCCCCGACGTCATCCCCGCGGTGCATCGGTTCTTGAAGGCCACCGTCACGCCGTGGCTGGACGGCAGCTTCCAGGGGAATGGTTTCCTGTATGATCCCAAATGGGGCGGCCTTGTCACCAAGCAGGGGCTGCAGGACTCCGGCGCAGACTTTGGCTTCGGGATCTACAACGATCACCACTACCATTTGGGCTACTTCCTGTATGCCATTGCTGTGCTTGCCAAGATCGATCCATCCTGGGGAAGGAAGTTCATGTCTCAGGCCTACTCCATGGTTGCCGATTTCATGACATTGTCCCGCAAGTGCGGTGCGAGCTACACCAGGCTGAGGACTTTCGAtctctggaagctgcattcctggGCCGGAGGACTGACGGAGTTTGGCGATGGgcgcaaccaggagagcacgagcgAGGCTGTTAACGCTTACTACTCTGCTGCGCTCCTTGGACTGAGCTATGGGGACACACACCTCGTCTCTGTCGGCGCGACGCTTACCGCGTTTGAGATGCTGGCAGCGCAGACATGGTGGCATGTCCGGGAAGGGGAAGGGATCTACGAGGATGACTTCAGCAGCAACAACCGCGTTGTCGGCGTCCTGTGGGCGAACAAGAGGGACAGTGGGCTCTGGTTCGCGCCACCGGAGTGGAAGGAATGCAGGCTGGGGATCCAGCTTCTGCCGCTCCTGCCGATCAGCGAGGCCCTCTTCCCGGACGCCGGGTTCGTCAAGGACCTGGTGAGCTGGACCACGCCGGCCTTGGCGAGGGACGGTGTCGGAGAAGGGTGGAAGGGCTTCGTGTACGCGCTGGAGGGGGTCTACGACAAGGAGTCGGCATTGGCCAAGACCAGGGCACTGGCATCACACGACGACGGTAACACACTGACAAACCTTCTGTGGTGGCTCCATAGCCGCGGCAATGTTGACAACACAGTTGTCGGATCCGGCAGGTGCTGCTGGTACCGCCAGTACGGCCATTGA
- the LOC123121418 gene encoding homeobox-leucine zipper protein HOX25, translated as MESGRLIFGSAAPCRAAGAGGGQMMLFGGSGSFLGGSPVVVGVEDGRRKRPFLTTVDEELQLDEEMYGYYGLDEHAPERKRRLTAEQVRALERSFEEEKRKLEPERKSELARRLGIAPRQVAVWFQNRRARWKAKQLEQDFDALRAAHDELLAGRDALLADNHRLRSQVTSLTEKLQAKESSKPEEPTAVSGTADAGVPAVELKDGYAACDGAAGLLAGFAGGANDSPESNSYLADARSPPSSSDDDCAGAVRGELNSCAFFLPEYAMLDVAAAERGSVQQGEEEEEEAQRKYWAWFWS; from the exons ATGGAATCCGGCCGCCTCATTTTCGGCTCGGCCGCGCCGTGCCGCgctgccggcgccggaggaggccaGATGATGCTCTTTGGCGGCAGCGGGAGCTTCCTTGGAG GCTCGCCGGTGGTGGTCGGCGTGGAGGACGGGCGGCGTAAGAGGCCGTTCTTGACAACGGTGGACGAGGAGCTCCAGCTGGACGAGGAGATGTACGGGTACTACGGCCTCGACGAGCACGCGCCCGAGAGGAAGCGCCGGCTGACGGCGGAGCAGGTGCGGGCGCTGGAGCGGAGCTTCGAGGAGGAGAAGCGGAAGCTGGAGCCGGAGCGGAAGAGCGAGCTGGCGCGGCGGCTGGGAATCGCGCCGCGGCAGGTGGCCGTGTGGTTCCAGAACCGCCGCGCGCGCTGGAAGGCGAAGCAGCTCGAGCAGGACTTCGACGCCCTCAGGGCCGCCCACGACGAGCTGCTCGCCGGACGAGACGCCCTCCTCGCCGACAACCACCGACTACGATCGCAG GTGACATCACTGACCGAGAAACTGCAAGCCAAGGAGTCGTCGAAGCCAGAGGAGCCAACCGCCGTGTCAGGCACGGCAGATGCCGGTGTCCCAGCCGTTGAGCTGAAAGACGGCTATGCCGCCTGCGATGGCGCGGCGGGGCTGCTGGCCGGTTTTGCCGGGGGAGCCAACGACAGCCCGGAGTCCAACTCCTACTTGGCCGACGCGCGCTCGCCTCCGTCGTCCTCGGACGACGACTGCGCCGGAGCGGTGCGCGGCGAGCTGAACAgctgcgccttcttcctccccgAGTACGCCATGCTCGACGTCGCGGCCGCGGAGCGCGGGAGCGTCCAacaaggggaggaggaagaggaggaggcgcaGCGCAAGTACTGGGCGTGGTTCTGGAGCTGA